In Variovorax paradoxus, a single genomic region encodes these proteins:
- a CDS encoding VOC family protein, with the protein MQSIFHLAFHVRDLDGARRFYGDVLGCAEGRSTDTWVDFDFFGHQISLHLGEPFATTRTGRVGDAMVPMPHFGLALALPDWQALAGRLEAAGTDFVLKPQVRFEGQPGEQWTMFFCDPFGNPIEVKGFRSLDTLYDK; encoded by the coding sequence ATGCAAAGCATCTTTCACCTTGCCTTCCACGTTCGCGACCTCGACGGCGCCCGCCGTTTCTATGGCGACGTCCTGGGCTGCGCCGAAGGCCGCAGCACCGACACCTGGGTCGACTTCGACTTCTTCGGCCATCAGATTTCCCTGCACCTGGGCGAGCCCTTCGCCACCACCCGCACCGGCCGCGTCGGCGACGCGATGGTGCCGATGCCGCACTTCGGCCTGGCGCTCGCCCTGCCCGACTGGCAGGCGCTGGCCGGCCGCCTCGAGGCCGCCGGCACCGACTTCGTGCTCAAGCCCCAGGTGCGCTTCGAGGGCCAGCCGGGCGAGCAATGGACGATGTTCTTCTGCGACCCGTTCGGCAATCCGATCGAGGTCAAGGGTTTCCGTTCCCTAGACACTCTTTACGACAAGTGA
- a CDS encoding toxin-antitoxin system YwqK family antitoxin: MRLLGFGLAALVPLLGATAAHAQQDCELNGRSVNPDNGATTAGQTGILRCKNRATGELQREEQLQNGVSMGLVRIYEKGKLAKEHTLNAKGNLQGRAREFSPNGRVLREATYDDGQERGLARSYYPDGKLRRVIFYPDTGSGSERGSVEFTERGQLSALRCADAPTLAPVVDDAKLCGFSGGPSQVDLFDARGNLRSRLSFLSGKRVRSQSFYDNGKTAALDETMGNQRTEQNYSSEGVKRRETVFLLVERAAIRQREQSFSEKGTLVRDQRWNSAGEPIGDDSYYLNGQPSSKSAYSGSGNGRVVDITEFYDSGQRAAQGRYQIAGRGRQVPVGTHQRFNEKGTLIAESSFDAKGRVTRERAWDENGELQRDDEVFEDGSRKAYAK, from the coding sequence CTGAGGCTGCTCGGGTTCGGGCTTGCCGCCCTCGTGCCCCTGCTCGGGGCCACGGCGGCGCATGCGCAACAGGACTGCGAGCTCAACGGGCGCAGCGTGAACCCGGACAACGGCGCCACCACCGCGGGCCAGACCGGCATCCTGCGCTGCAAGAACCGCGCGACCGGCGAGCTGCAGCGCGAGGAGCAACTGCAGAACGGCGTCTCGATGGGCCTGGTGCGCATCTACGAGAAAGGCAAGCTCGCCAAGGAGCACACCCTCAATGCCAAGGGCAACCTGCAGGGCCGCGCCCGCGAGTTCTCGCCCAACGGCCGGGTGCTGCGCGAGGCCACCTACGACGACGGCCAGGAGCGCGGCCTGGCGCGCAGCTACTACCCCGACGGCAAGCTGCGCCGCGTCATCTTCTATCCGGACACCGGCAGCGGCAGCGAACGCGGCTCGGTCGAGTTCACCGAGCGCGGCCAGCTCTCCGCGCTGCGCTGCGCCGACGCGCCCACGCTGGCGCCGGTGGTCGACGACGCCAAGCTCTGCGGCTTCAGCGGCGGCCCGTCGCAGGTCGACCTGTTCGATGCGCGCGGCAACCTGCGCTCGCGGCTGTCGTTCCTGTCGGGCAAGCGGGTGCGTTCGCAGAGCTTCTACGACAACGGCAAGACCGCGGCGCTCGACGAGACCATGGGCAACCAGCGCACCGAGCAGAACTACTCGTCGGAAGGCGTCAAGCGCCGCGAAACGGTGTTCCTGCTGGTCGAGCGCGCCGCCATCCGCCAGCGCGAGCAGTCCTTTTCCGAAAAAGGCACGCTGGTGCGCGACCAGCGCTGGAACAGCGCGGGCGAGCCGATCGGCGACGACAGCTACTACCTGAACGGCCAGCCGAGCAGCAAGTCGGCGTACAGCGGCAGCGGCAATGGCCGCGTGGTCGACATCACCGAGTTCTACGACAGCGGCCAGCGCGCCGCGCAGGGCCGCTACCAGATCGCGGGCCGCGGCAGGCAGGTGCCTGTCGGCACGCACCAGCGCTTCAACGAAAAAGGCACGCTCATCGCCGAGTCGAGCTTCGACGCCAAGGGCCGCGTGACGCGCGAGCGCGCCTGGGACGAAAACGGCGAGCTGCAGCGCGACGACGAAGTCTTCGAGGACGGCTCGCGCAAGGCCTACGCGAAGTAG
- a CDS encoding Bug family tripartite tricarboxylate transporter substrate binding protein, protein MDRRTLLATLASSAAVAVTPFARAQEYPAQLIRWVVPYPAGGGTDVIARVLAESMRQTLGQQIVVDNRPGASTNIGADIVAKSKPDGYTVLSADNAVLAFNEHLFSKLPFNPEKDFTYIGAIGKFPLALVVHPDFPAKNFKDFLAYVKANPGKVNYASPGNGSPHHLAMEMFKVRTGTFITHIPYRGAAPAMADVMGGQVPCMFLDLASGLSIMQSNKVRVLAIGSGARSKLLPNVPTLAEVGVPNTEVFAFQGILGPAGLPPAVVSKLNGDLNKAFGTPAVQKRFEDFGMEAMPGTPAQFAALSRAESNRWGPIIKQAGIKLD, encoded by the coding sequence ATGGATCGCCGCACCCTTCTCGCCACGCTCGCATCGAGCGCCGCCGTGGCCGTCACCCCCTTCGCCCGCGCACAGGAATACCCGGCGCAGCTCATCCGCTGGGTCGTGCCCTACCCGGCGGGCGGCGGCACCGACGTGATCGCGCGCGTGCTGGCCGAATCGATGCGCCAGACGCTGGGCCAGCAGATCGTGGTCGACAACCGCCCCGGCGCCTCGACCAACATCGGCGCCGACATCGTCGCCAAGAGCAAGCCCGACGGCTACACCGTCCTGTCGGCCGACAACGCCGTGCTGGCCTTCAACGAGCACCTGTTCAGCAAGCTGCCGTTCAACCCCGAGAAAGACTTCACCTACATCGGCGCCATCGGCAAGTTCCCGCTCGCGCTGGTGGTGCACCCGGACTTCCCGGCCAAGAACTTCAAGGACTTCCTGGCCTACGTGAAAGCCAACCCCGGCAAGGTCAACTACGCCTCGCCCGGCAACGGCTCGCCGCACCACCTGGCGATGGAAATGTTCAAGGTGCGCACCGGCACCTTCATCACCCACATTCCCTACCGTGGCGCCGCGCCTGCCATGGCCGACGTGATGGGCGGGCAGGTGCCCTGCATGTTCCTCGACCTGGCCTCGGGCCTGTCGATCATGCAGAGCAACAAGGTGCGGGTGCTGGCCATCGGCTCGGGCGCGCGCAGCAAGCTGCTGCCCAACGTGCCGACGCTGGCGGAAGTGGGCGTGCCCAACACCGAGGTGTTCGCCTTCCAGGGCATCCTGGGCCCGGCCGGCTTGCCGCCCGCGGTGGTGAGCAAGCTCAACGGCGACCTGAACAAGGCCTTCGGCACGCCAGCCGTGCAGAAGCGCTTCGAGGACTTCGGCATGGAAGCCATGCCCGGCACGCCGGCGCAGTTCGCGGCGCTGTCGCGCGCGGAGTCCAATCGCTGGGGCCCGATCATCAAGCAGGCGGGGATCAAGCTGGACTGA
- a CDS encoding FAD-dependent monooxygenase: MTNSPAAAPGDAAGGPVPPPASATELPPSVGAFHYTRYKPWTPPLEHDGVEPGRHPVVIAGGGPVGMALALGLANHGVRCVILEADDTVCVGSRAACISRRSLEIMARLGVLPDFMSKGLPWTGGRSFYKTAEVFRFEMPHDARQKLPPMINLEQYYAEHYLLEEIFRRNEATPGLIDIRWGTELIGLSQDDEGVTLDVRNTEGSYRLHGQWLAACDGGQSFVRKAMGLALEGTGYEGRYVIIDIELHSGHPTERRAWFDPPWNPGSTVLMHRQPDDIWRIDYQLRPGQSTEEALQPAAVAEFVQRHLDAIGEGHLPWKTVWTSVYRAGAMTLDSYRHGRVVFAGNAAHAMPIFGVRGLNSGFDDADNLAWKLAFVARGLSDAALLDSYSQERIEAFHVNAENAMRSTEFMSPPSRGFDLLREAALSLSEAHRGIAQLINPRQTQAVRYAASPLSSIGDELPAGPLPGEAMPEQQLERGHLTDWIAPTFTLLVLRPDVAVLPAADIARAQQGALPFAVRTIAGPGIAGVDANASSDVFEALGARDGAVYLLRPDGHVAARWHRLPAGALQPALERAAVSAAVALETLSA, from the coding sequence ATGACGAACTCTCCCGCAGCCGCACCCGGCGACGCCGCCGGCGGCCCCGTGCCGCCACCGGCCAGCGCCACCGAACTGCCGCCTTCCGTCGGCGCCTTCCACTACACCCGCTACAAGCCGTGGACCCCGCCGCTCGAGCACGACGGCGTGGAGCCCGGCCGCCACCCGGTGGTGATCGCGGGCGGCGGCCCGGTCGGCATGGCGCTCGCGCTGGGGCTGGCGAACCACGGCGTGCGCTGCGTGATCCTGGAGGCCGACGACACCGTGTGCGTGGGCAGCCGCGCGGCCTGCATCTCGCGGCGCAGCCTGGAGATCATGGCGCGGCTCGGCGTGCTGCCGGACTTCATGAGCAAGGGCCTGCCGTGGACCGGCGGGCGCAGCTTCTACAAGACGGCCGAGGTGTTCCGCTTCGAGATGCCGCACGACGCGCGGCAGAAGCTGCCGCCGATGATCAACCTGGAGCAGTACTACGCCGAGCACTACCTGCTGGAAGAAATCTTCCGCCGCAACGAGGCGACGCCGGGGCTCATCGACATCCGCTGGGGCACCGAACTCATCGGTCTCTCGCAGGACGACGAAGGCGTGACGCTCGACGTGCGCAACACCGAGGGCAGCTACCGGCTGCACGGCCAGTGGCTCGCGGCCTGCGACGGCGGCCAGAGCTTCGTGCGCAAGGCGATGGGGCTCGCGCTGGAGGGCACGGGCTACGAAGGCCGCTACGTGATCATCGACATCGAGTTGCACAGCGGCCACCCGACCGAGCGCCGCGCCTGGTTCGATCCGCCGTGGAACCCCGGCTCGACCGTGCTGATGCACCGCCAGCCCGACGACATCTGGCGCATCGACTACCAGCTGCGCCCCGGCCAGAGCACCGAGGAAGCACTGCAGCCGGCGGCGGTGGCCGAGTTCGTGCAGCGCCACCTCGACGCCATCGGCGAAGGCCACCTGCCGTGGAAGACGGTGTGGACCTCGGTCTACCGCGCCGGCGCGATGACGCTGGACAGCTACCGCCACGGCCGCGTCGTGTTCGCGGGCAACGCGGCGCATGCGATGCCGATCTTCGGCGTGCGCGGGCTCAACTCGGGCTTCGACGACGCCGACAACCTCGCGTGGAAGCTGGCCTTCGTGGCCAGGGGCCTGTCGGACGCGGCGCTGCTCGACAGCTATTCGCAGGAGCGCATCGAGGCCTTCCACGTGAATGCCGAGAACGCGATGCGCAGCACCGAGTTCATGTCGCCGCCGTCGCGCGGCTTCGACTTGCTGCGCGAGGCGGCGCTGTCGCTGTCGGAGGCGCACCGTGGCATCGCGCAATTGATCAACCCGCGCCAGACGCAGGCGGTGCGCTATGCCGCTTCGCCGCTGTCCAGCATCGGCGACGAGCTGCCGGCAGGTCCGCTGCCGGGCGAGGCGATGCCCGAGCAGCAGCTCGAGCGCGGCCACCTGACCGACTGGATCGCGCCCACCTTCACGCTGCTGGTGCTGCGGCCCGATGTCGCCGTGCTGCCGGCCGCGGACATCGCGCGCGCGCAGCAGGGCGCGCTGCCCTTCGCCGTGCGCACCATCGCCGGCCCGGGCATCGCCGGTGTCGACGCGAACGCCTCGTCCGATGTGTTCGAGGCGCTCGGCGCGCGAGACGGCGCGGTCTATCTGCTGCGTCCCGACGGCCACGTGGCCGCGCGCTGGCACCGGCTGCCGGCCGGTGCCCTGCAACCCGCGCTGGAACGCGCCGCGGTTTCGGCCGCCGTTGCCCTGGAGACACTTTCCGCATGA
- a CDS encoding helix-turn-helix transcriptional regulator encodes MRRWRIHPTDTALAAGVVSDVLGGVGTAHLATSYLKAMQRVMPVTFCTVFAVSAAGRIEAVSAASSYGSTAERTSERYVAQRFDLLDPNMAWLAARKLPQRAQLWLGHQRADEVADPAYRAACYGDVGIRERASVLLLLPTGQRVAVSFYRSLAQPEFGAEDFGRIEAHATLLADATAAHGRSAMAVREAVEPALASRLLTLSLREREVIGHLMAGKTAKEAAREIGVELTTVRTHQYRAFRRLGIRSQKELLRGAGPH; translated from the coding sequence ATGAGACGCTGGCGCATCCATCCCACCGACACCGCGCTGGCCGCCGGCGTGGTCAGCGACGTGCTCGGCGGCGTGGGCACGGCGCACCTGGCCACCAGCTACCTGAAGGCGATGCAGCGCGTGATGCCCGTCACCTTCTGCACCGTGTTCGCGGTGAGCGCGGCGGGGCGCATCGAGGCGGTGTCGGCGGCCAGCAGCTACGGCAGCACGGCCGAGCGCACGTCGGAGCGCTACGTGGCCCAGCGCTTCGACCTGCTCGACCCCAACATGGCCTGGCTCGCGGCGCGCAAGCTGCCGCAGCGCGCGCAGCTGTGGCTGGGCCATCAGCGCGCCGACGAGGTGGCCGACCCCGCCTACCGCGCGGCCTGCTACGGCGACGTGGGCATCCGCGAGCGCGCGTCGGTGCTGTTGCTGCTGCCCACCGGCCAGCGCGTGGCGGTGAGCTTCTACCGGAGCCTGGCGCAGCCCGAGTTCGGCGCGGAAGACTTCGGCCGCATCGAGGCGCATGCGACGCTGCTGGCCGACGCGACCGCCGCGCACGGGCGCAGCGCGATGGCGGTGCGCGAAGCCGTGGAGCCCGCGCTGGCCTCGCGGCTGCTGACGCTGAGCCTGCGCGAGCGCGAAGTCATCGGCCACCTGATGGCGGGCAAGACCGCGAAGGAGGCGGCACGCGAGATCGGCGTGGAGCTGACGACCGTGCGCACCCACCAGTACCGGGCGTTCCGGCGGCTGGGGATACGGTCGCAGAAGGAACTGCTGCGCGGCGCGGGGCCGCACTGA
- a CDS encoding fumarylacetoacetate hydrolase family protein: MKLATLKDGSRDGQLVVVSRDLTLAHYATGIANRLQQVLDDWGFMSPQLQDLYDALNHGRARHAFPFDPAMCMAPLPRAYQWADGSAYLNHVELVRKARNAEVPESFYTDPLMYQGGSDDFLGPVDDIVVPSEAMGIDFEAEIAVITGDVKMGTTPDQALDGIRLVMLANDVSLRNLIPAELAKGFGFFQSKPATAFSPVAVTLDELGEAWQHGRVHLALQSSWNGRKVGMCDAGPEMTFHFGQLIAHIAKTRNVRAGSIVGSGTVSNKGVEKNGHMDWPKGYSCIAEKRCIETIQTGQPYTDFMKFGDTIRIEMKGPDGRSLFGAIDQEVVSTAGRPKEAPVSLVKPAAGTQADEAPEEEASED, from the coding sequence ATGAAACTCGCCACCCTGAAGGACGGCTCGCGCGACGGCCAGCTCGTCGTCGTTTCGCGCGACCTCACGCTCGCCCACTACGCCACCGGCATCGCGAACCGGCTGCAGCAGGTGCTGGACGACTGGGGCTTCATGAGCCCGCAGCTGCAGGACCTGTACGACGCGCTCAACCACGGCCGCGCCCGCCATGCCTTTCCCTTCGATCCGGCGATGTGCATGGCGCCGCTGCCGCGCGCCTACCAGTGGGCCGACGGCTCGGCCTACCTGAACCACGTCGAGCTGGTGCGCAAGGCGCGCAATGCCGAAGTGCCCGAGAGCTTCTACACCGACCCGCTGATGTACCAGGGCGGCAGCGACGACTTCCTGGGCCCGGTCGACGACATCGTCGTGCCCAGCGAGGCCATGGGCATCGACTTCGAGGCCGAGATCGCCGTCATCACCGGCGACGTGAAGATGGGCACCACGCCCGACCAGGCGCTGGACGGCATCCGCCTCGTGATGCTGGCCAACGACGTGAGCCTGCGCAATCTCATTCCGGCCGAACTGGCCAAGGGCTTCGGCTTCTTCCAGAGCAAGCCCGCCACCGCCTTCAGCCCCGTGGCCGTGACGCTCGACGAACTGGGCGAAGCCTGGCAGCACGGCCGCGTGCACCTGGCGCTGCAGAGCAGCTGGAACGGCCGCAAGGTCGGCATGTGCGACGCCGGCCCGGAGATGACCTTCCACTTCGGCCAGCTCATCGCCCACATCGCCAAGACGCGCAACGTGCGCGCCGGCAGCATCGTCGGCAGCGGCACCGTGAGCAACAAGGGCGTGGAAAAGAACGGCCACATGGATTGGCCAAAGGGCTACTCGTGCATTGCCGAGAAGCGCTGCATCGAGACCATCCAGACCGGCCAGCCCTACACCGACTTCATGAAGTTCGGCGACACCATCCGCATCGAGATGAAGGGGCCTGACGGGCGCTCGCTGTTCGGCGCGATCGACCAGGAGGTCGTGTCGACCGCCGGCCGGCCGAAGGAGGCGCCGGTGTCGCTGGTGAAGCCGGCCGCGGGCACGCAGGCCGACGAGGCGCCGGAAGAAGAAGCCTCCGAGGACTGA
- a CDS encoding DUF3108 domain-containing protein yields the protein MPTLVAPPPLSAGMPGRPSWRVLAALTLLVAVIHLLVLGLAPTAIGPEPSPLANKFITRTIVIAPPASEKPAAPAAAAPPEARPPAPVKPRRPRAPSVPKPRPAPAPEPQIDNATPKEPEAPDLTVQPATDSGAMPADTPANAAGSDAGSGTAVAGTGDGTAGASAGASNPTSGNIVGTQSLRIPGSVTLDFAATGQDGSSPMQGVFGELTWLQDGSRYDARLTLKVLFSTIRSQHSTGRIGPSGIEPDRYSESRKSEVASHFVRDQGQVVFSNNAPPVPLLAGAQDRLSIMMQLGGLLAGDPGRYPAGSQISVQTVGPRDAGVWVFVVGDEEQLSLPAGEYRARKLTRSPRQQFDSKLELWLAPDYGYLPVRIKQTEPNGNFADAQLRKSLPTTPSN from the coding sequence ATGCCGACGCTCGTCGCCCCCCCTCCGCTGTCCGCCGGCATGCCCGGCCGCCCGTCCTGGCGGGTGCTGGCCGCGCTGACGCTGCTGGTGGCGGTGATCCATCTGCTGGTGCTGGGGCTGGCGCCGACAGCCATCGGGCCGGAGCCCTCGCCGCTGGCCAACAAGTTCATCACGCGCACGATCGTGATCGCACCGCCCGCCTCCGAAAAACCGGCCGCGCCGGCCGCCGCCGCACCGCCGGAAGCCAGGCCGCCGGCCCCGGTGAAGCCGCGCCGGCCGCGCGCGCCGTCGGTGCCGAAGCCCAGGCCAGCACCGGCGCCCGAACCGCAGATCGACAACGCAACGCCCAAGGAGCCGGAAGCGCCCGACCTGACGGTGCAGCCTGCTACGGATTCAGGAGCAATGCCGGCGGACACCCCGGCCAACGCCGCGGGCTCGGACGCCGGCTCGGGCACGGCGGTCGCCGGCACTGGCGACGGCACGGCGGGCGCATCCGCCGGCGCCTCGAACCCCACGTCCGGCAACATCGTCGGCACCCAGTCGCTGCGTATTCCGGGATCGGTCACGCTCGATTTCGCGGCCACCGGGCAGGACGGCTCGTCCCCCATGCAGGGCGTGTTCGGCGAGCTGACCTGGCTGCAGGACGGCAGCCGCTACGACGCCCGGCTGACGCTGAAGGTGCTGTTCAGCACCATCCGCAGCCAGCACAGCACCGGCCGCATCGGCCCCTCGGGCATCGAGCCCGACCGGTACTCGGAGAGCCGGAAGTCCGAGGTGGCCTCGCATTTCGTGCGCGACCAGGGGCAGGTGGTGTTCAGCAACAACGCGCCTCCCGTGCCGCTCCTGGCCGGCGCGCAGGACCGGCTGAGCATCATGATGCAGCTAGGCGGCCTGCTGGCCGGCGACCCGGGCCGCTACCCGGCGGGCAGCCAGATCTCTGTCCAGACGGTGGGTCCGCGCGACGCCGGCGTCTGGGTCTTCGTGGTGGGCGACGAGGAGCAGCTGAGCCTGCCGGCCGGCGAATACCGGGCGCGCAAGCTCACCCGCAGCCCGCGCCAGCAGTTCGACAGCAAGCTGGAGCTCTGGCTGGCACCGGACTACGGTTATTTGCCCGTTCGAATCAAGCAGACCGAGCCGAACGGCAACTTTGCCGACGCCCAGTTGCGCAAATCCCTACCCACAACCCCCTCGAACTGA
- a CDS encoding BTH_I0359 family protein codes for MNMLYDSESFVVVHVQPNEGDAPAQPNMPVLERHGFEIVDKRSGKEVYLDGSWAELFQQQIAAWQLNTPTQEEVEDTLEGYAELAHTPVLVH; via the coding sequence ATGAACATGCTCTATGACTCGGAGTCTTTCGTCGTCGTCCACGTCCAGCCGAATGAAGGCGACGCGCCCGCGCAGCCGAACATGCCGGTGCTGGAGCGCCACGGCTTCGAGATCGTGGACAAGCGTTCGGGCAAGGAGGTCTACCTGGACGGCTCATGGGCCGAGCTGTTCCAGCAGCAGATCGCCGCCTGGCAGCTCAACACCCCCACCCAGGAAGAAGTCGAGGACACGCTGGAAGGCTATGCCGAACTGGCCCACACGCCGGTCCTCGTGCACTGA
- a CDS encoding AbrB family transcriptional regulator yields MPFRFLVRVLATLLLALAAAGACLVLHTPLPWMIGPLIAVSLASIAGLPTASHTPLRNAGQWTIGMALGLYFTPHVVSLVASVWWAIALAIGWALLLGWGFGRWLHGVHSARMPHVPEKSMRATTYFSGAIGGASEMTLMAESAGARTDLVAAAHSLRLVVVTVTIPFAMQWSGLHGLEINPPGVREVNPGGLALLAAATGLGGLAMRALKRTNPWFIGPLLVAMGFTMAGQSLSAVPTWMSNTAQLVIAVSLGVRFSREFLHTAPRWLGSVVLGTFGMLALCGGVAWLLAAATGLHPATMILGTSPGGIAEMSITAKVLQLGVPVVTAFQVCRLVAVLLLVGPMFRWIYRRR; encoded by the coding sequence GTGCCTTTCCGTTTCCTTGTCCGCGTGCTGGCCACGCTGCTGCTGGCGCTCGCCGCCGCGGGCGCATGCCTGGTGCTGCACACGCCGCTGCCCTGGATGATCGGGCCGCTGATCGCGGTGTCGCTGGCCTCCATCGCAGGGCTGCCGACGGCCAGCCACACGCCGCTGCGCAACGCGGGCCAGTGGACCATCGGCATGGCGCTGGGGCTGTACTTCACGCCGCACGTGGTGTCGCTGGTGGCCAGTGTGTGGTGGGCGATCGCGCTGGCCATCGGCTGGGCGCTGCTGCTGGGCTGGGGCTTCGGGCGCTGGCTGCACGGGGTGCACTCGGCGCGCATGCCGCATGTGCCCGAGAAATCCATGAGAGCCACGACTTACTTCTCGGGCGCCATCGGCGGCGCGTCGGAGATGACGCTGATGGCCGAATCGGCCGGCGCGCGTACCGACCTCGTGGCGGCGGCGCACAGCCTGCGGCTGGTGGTGGTGACGGTGACCATTCCCTTCGCGATGCAGTGGAGCGGACTGCACGGCCTAGAGATCAACCCGCCGGGCGTGCGCGAGGTGAACCCGGGCGGACTGGCGCTGCTGGCGGCGGCGACCGGCCTCGGCGGCCTCGCCATGCGCGCGCTGAAGCGCACCAACCCGTGGTTCATCGGGCCGCTGCTGGTGGCGATGGGCTTCACCATGGCGGGCCAGTCGCTGTCGGCCGTGCCCACGTGGATGTCGAACACGGCGCAGCTGGTGATCGCGGTGAGCCTGGGCGTGCGCTTCAGCCGGGAGTTCCTGCACACGGCGCCGCGCTGGCTGGGCTCGGTGGTGCTGGGCACCTTCGGCATGCTGGCGCTGTGCGGCGGGGTGGCGTGGCTGCTGGCGGCGGCGACCGGGCTGCATCCGGCCACGATGATCCTTGGCACCTCGCCAGGCGGCATCGCCGAGATGTCGATCACGGCCAAGGTGCTGCAACTGGGCGTGCCGGTGGTCACGGCGTTCCAGGTGTGCCGGCTGGTGGCGGTGCTGCTGCTGGTCGGGCCGATGTTCCGGTGGATCTATCGCCGTCGCTGA
- a CDS encoding ChaN family lipoprotein produces the protein MALSRLSPARAPRLFFPLIATFAAATLAGCSALPSGDGAADAPGTPIARRVAALLPVDALLLGEQHDAPEHHVIERETVEALVARGQLAALALEMAEEGRGTAHVAPTATEAQVQAALDWSDKAWPWASYGPAVMAAVRAGVPVVGANLPRARMKDAMADVSLDAQLGSDAYIAQQTAVREGHCKMLPESQIIPMTRIQVGRDRAMAQAVVKARQPGKTVLLIAGSGHVVRTLGVPQHLPNDVRIATVRMLAAPTLANVVPGEYDRIWQTPPLPEKDYCAELRRPAKTSSQ, from the coding sequence ATGGCTCTTTCACGACTCTCGCCCGCGCGGGCTCCCCGCCTCTTCTTTCCCCTGATCGCCACGTTCGCAGCGGCCACCCTCGCCGGTTGTTCGGCGCTGCCGTCCGGCGACGGCGCAGCCGATGCGCCCGGCACGCCCATCGCGCGCCGCGTCGCCGCGCTGCTGCCGGTCGACGCCCTGCTGCTCGGCGAGCAGCACGACGCGCCCGAGCATCACGTCATCGAGCGCGAGACCGTGGAGGCGCTGGTCGCACGCGGCCAGCTCGCCGCGCTGGCGCTCGAGATGGCGGAAGAAGGCCGCGGCACCGCGCATGTCGCGCCCACCGCCACCGAAGCCCAGGTGCAGGCCGCGCTCGACTGGAGCGACAAGGCCTGGCCCTGGGCCAGCTACGGCCCGGCCGTGATGGCCGCCGTGCGCGCGGGCGTGCCGGTGGTCGGCGCCAACCTGCCGCGCGCCCGCATGAAGGACGCGATGGCCGATGTCTCGCTCGACGCCCAGCTCGGCAGCGACGCCTACATCGCGCAGCAGACCGCGGTGCGCGAGGGCCACTGCAAGATGCTGCCCGAGTCGCAGATCATTCCCATGACCCGCATCCAGGTCGGCCGCGACCGCGCGATGGCGCAGGCCGTGGTCAAGGCGCGCCAGCCCGGCAAGACGGTGCTGCTGATCGCCGGCTCCGGCCATGTGGTGCGCACGCTCGGCGTGCCGCAGCACCTGCCGAACGACGTCAGGATCGCCACGGTGCGGATGCTGGCGGCGCCCACGCTGGCGAACGTGGTGCCCGGCGAATACGACCGCATCTGGCAGACGCCGCCCCTGCCCGAGAAAGACTACTGCGCCGAGCTGCGCCGGCCTGCCAAGACCAGCTCGCAGTAA